ATGCTCTTTCATTTTTTTGACGAGCGTAATATATATTTACAATAAACAATGGAATCATTATTACTACGAATAAAAGAATTCGCCATTCATATAATAAAGAAATCATCCCAAATACGAACGCAATAATAAAATAAACAATTGCAGCGTGTAAAAACTCTTTTTTTCTTCTTTGCTTTATGTACATGAGAAATGGATACGTAGCTAAATAAATAAAAAACCAAGCTAAAAACAATGGAATATGATATAAAGTAGGTTTCCCAAGTACAATACTTAATAGAAATGGTATAACAAGCATAGCCCATGCCCCATGTTGCTTCGGAATAACTAACTTCATTACCTATACACCTCCCTCTTGAAAATAATTCTCACCTACTATTATACAAATAATTTCATATAATAACGGATGCATATTGAATCTATTTTTTGACAAAAAAATGCTCCTTACAATTGTAAGAAGCATGAAAGAGGCAAACGAATATGTAAGTCGCGACCCTACCTTACATTAGTATGCTTTTCTACATCACCTTATGCTTATCTAAAATACCATATTTCTTTTTAAATCTTGTAAGAATAGTAATCCATGAAGAACTAAATAACATGAGAAAAATAACATTGGAAATCGCATGACTAAGATCAAAGTAAAAACTTGCGACATAGTACGCAAGAACCGTTTCCCATGTTGCTTCTTGCATAAATCCGAGGAGTCCCCACAAATTCATAATCCAGCCAAACATAAATCCAACGATAAATCCGTATAATATTCTTCCCCATAGCTTTTTCATTAAAAATGTATTGCGGAGTACCCCTGCTATAAAGCCTATCATTCCCCAGGCGAACATTTGCCATGGTGTCCATGGTCCTTGTCCTAGAAAAATATTCGATACAATGGCCGCTGTTGCGCCAATCATAAACCCCGTCTCACTCCCGAAAACAATGGCAGAGACAATGATAACAAAAGATGTCGGTTGTACACTTGGCAAAAGCGAAAATGGCACACGACTAACTGCCGCAATTGCTGCTAAAACAGCTACAATGACAATTTCACGTGAAACAAACGCCTTTTTCTCAAACCGAATATAGAAAGGCAACATAATGACACATAGTAAAAATATACTACTTAACATGTAAGAACCGTCCATGATAAGAGTAGTGAAAAGAAGTGTACATATTACAATAGTAAAAATGAATATTATGAAAGCAATATATCGCTTGGACACGCTTCGTACACATCCTCCCATGTTAATGCATACGGTAACTGCTTACGAATAAACCTGTTAATAGATGTCGTGTAGAAGAAATTATCACTAAAAAATTCCTTCGGTACATCATTCATAATTACTTTTCCATCAAATAACATCATACACTGATTCACATACTTTGCTGCAAATTCAATATCATGCGTTGCCATTACAATTGTTGTTCCTTCTTTTTGTAACTGTTGAAATAATTCTCCCAATCTTTCCTTCTTCCCTGGGTCTAACCCTTTCGTCGGTTCATCCAATAATAATAAACTTGGTTTTGACAATAAAGCTGTGCATAATGCAAGTAACTGTTGCTCTCCCCCGCTACAATCATGTGGGTGCCGCTCTTTAAGTGAATCTAACCAAAACTTTTTCAACATATCTTCTGCTATTTCTTTTCCTTGTTCTCCATATAATTCACGAGCACGTTCATAAATTTCTTCCCACACTGTATCAAATGTAAAATGATAATACGGATGTTGCGATACATACCCGATACTTTTAAATCGTTCGTTCGAATCAATTTTATGTATCACTTTACCATTCCACTTTACTTTCCCTCTTCTCGCTTTTTGCAATCCAGCTAAAATCGTTAACAGTGTAGACTTCCCGGTACCATTTTTCCCAACGAGAGCTACCCATTTTCCTTTTTCAATCGCAACTGTTAAATCTCGTAAAATAAGTGGACTATTTTTTTCATATTGAAAAGAAATATGGTCTGCATTTAAAATTATTTCTTGTTTTTCATTCCGCTTCTCTTGCTTATCCACATATGATATCGCTGAAAAATCGTTCATTTTCATTTGCGCTTCTCGCACTGTAAAGGGAATATCTTCCACATTACATTCTAAAAACAATCTTGGAATTTGCGGAATGAATGGACGGAAGTTTTTTACTTCCCACATTTTCGCTATAACCGTTTTAGGGCTACCATCATAAATAATTCGGCCGTTATCCATACAAACAACTCGTGTTGCAAGTGGCATGACTTCATCTAAACGATGTTCACTTAAAATAATCGTAATTCCAAGTTCTTCATTTATACGTTTTAATAATCCTAAAAACTCTTTCGCAGCAATCGGATCTAACTGCGCTGTCGGTTCATCTAATAATAATAATTTCGGCTGCATAACTAATACCGCAGCTAAATTTACAAGTTGCTTTTGCCCACCAGATAACGTATGAACAGATTGATGTAGTAAATCTTGAAATCCTAAAAAACTAATAAGCTCTGCTATTCTTTTTTGAATAATATGTGATGGTAATCCGATATTTTCTAAAGAAAATGCTAATTCTTGAATCACTGTATCCATAACGATCTGATTTTCTGGATTTTGAAATACCATCCCAATTTCTTGGGCCGATAATAAATCTGGTACATCTTCTAATAAAGAACCGTCATAATATGTATATCCAGAACGCTTACCTATTGGAAGTAACTCCTTTTTAAAATGTTTTAATAAAGTCGTCTTCCCAGAACCCGATCCGCCAACAAGTGTAATAAACTCACCTTTTTGAATAGAAAGAGAAATATGCTGTAACGCTTCTTCGTCTTCATCAGCATATACAAATGATAAATTATTTATTTCTGCATGCGCCACCATACCCATTCCCTTCCTTCCATTATAATTGGTAAACTAATAAACAGCGTAAATAGTACAAACATCATTCCATCGTATTGCTGAAATAGAATAGATTCGACTTTCGGATAAATAATTAATTTACCTCCGCCATAATTACTCACTATGACAGCAGCTATAAATAGAATACTTAAATAACTGAGCATATACCAATCGCGTCTTTCCATTCTATATCGAATATATGTCGTGCGCTTCGTTACACCAAATCCACGAGCTTGCATTGAATCTGCCGTTTGAAGTGCATCTTCTAACGAGCAAATTAATAATACTTGCAGCAACTGCATACCATTTTTCACTCGTTCAACAATTGAACCTGAATCTACCTGCACACCTTTCGTTTTTTGGACAAGTGTTATTTTCTTTAACCGTCTAATAAACAA
The DNA window shown above is from Bacillus clarus and carries:
- a CDS encoding ABC transporter ATP-binding protein; the protein is MGMVAHAEINNLSFVYADEDEEALQHISLSIQKGEFITLVGGSGSGKTTLLKHFKKELLPIGKRSGYTYYDGSLLEDVPDLLSAQEIGMVFQNPENQIVMDTVIQELAFSLENIGLPSHIIQKRIAELISFLGFQDLLHQSVHTLSGGQKQLVNLAAVLVMQPKLLLLDEPTAQLDPIAAKEFLGLLKRINEELGITIILSEHRLDEVMPLATRVVCMDNGRIIYDGSPKTVIAKMWEVKNFRPFIPQIPRLFLECNVEDIPFTVREAQMKMNDFSAISYVDKQEKRNEKQEIILNADHISFQYEKNSPLILRDLTVAIEKGKWVALVGKNGTGKSTLLTILAGLQKARRGKVKWNGKVIHKIDSNERFKSIGYVSQHPYYHFTFDTVWEEIYERARELYGEQGKEIAEDMLKKFWLDSLKERHPHDCSGGEQQLLALCTALLSKPSLLLLDEPTKGLDPGKKERLGELFQQLQKEGTTIVMATHDIEFAAKYVNQCMMLFDGKVIMNDVPKEFFSDNFFYTTSINRFIRKQLPYALTWEDVYEACPSDILLS
- a CDS encoding energy-coupling factor transporter transmembrane component T, with product MKISFSSLHPFVNFFYYIGVMILCMMCLHPLFLIGAIILIVIINIMQGNSGKIRKILPSTIVFFFMVILFNSLFTHRGRTTLFWLGDSRIKLEAIMFGLVMGLLLVAIMFTFASYNDIISSHKFLYLFSRISPKVALLTMITVRFVPLFIRRLKKITLVQKTKGVQVDSGSIVERVKNGMQLLQVLLICSLEDALQTADSMQARGFGVTKRTTYIRYRMERRDWYMLSYLSILFIAAVIVSNYGGGKLIIYPKVESILFQQYDGMMFVLFTLFISLPIIMEGREWVWWRMQK
- a CDS encoding ECF transporter S component, which encodes MSKRYIAFIIFIFTIVICTLLFTTLIMDGSYMLSSIFLLCVIMLPFYIRFEKKAFVSREIVIVAVLAAIAAVSRVPFSLLPSVQPTSFVIIVSAIVFGSETGFMIGATAAIVSNIFLGQGPWTPWQMFAWGMIGFIAGVLRNTFLMKKLWGRILYGFIVGFMFGWIMNLWGLLGFMQEATWETVLAYYVASFYFDLSHAISNVIFLMLFSSSWITILTRFKKKYGILDKHKVM